The following is a genomic window from Sciurus carolinensis chromosome 3, mSciCar1.2, whole genome shotgun sequence.
AGCTCCAAACCTACATGTCCAGCTTCTTATGGCTGGACGTCCCCTCAGCCCCTGAGATCCCCATTGTTCATCCAGCGGCATTTGCAGCCGCCACAGCTAGGGCAGAGCTCTGCTGTGACGTCTAGCAGGAAGAGGCTGGGTGCTGCCAAGCCCTAGAACGCCCCCACGGTGGAGAACGACCCGGCTGTGCAACTGAGCACGCCGGGGAGCAGCCCTGGAGCCCTCCACGCTGCCTCCTGAGTGGCTTGCCTTGCTTTGCCAGGCCACCCTCAGGACGGCACCCGCCCTCTTCCTGGCCGCCCCTCCACCTGAGCCCTGGTCTGGGGCTGCCAGCCAGCGGGGCTCAGGGGCCCTTCCCCCGCTGCAGCTTTGCCAGCACCTCCACTGGCCCTGGGGTCCAGTGGTCCCTAAGACCCTCGCTGGGCTCTGCTCTAGCTGCCTCCTATTCTGTTTTCAGGACGGGCGTCAAAAGATGAAGCCCACCAGGTCTTTCCACTCACTGTCCCCTGGCCTCGCCCGACCCACCTTGCAGAGGTTCAGGCCTTGTGCCTTTGCACAGCCACCGGCTGCCTGGGGACTGGCGGCTCCCCGCTGAAGCTGCCCAGTCCTGGCTCGCTCCGTCCCCTCCCACAGAATCCACCACAGAGGACAATTTCTGTCTCTTTAAACACGCGGCGTGTGGTCATTTGTTagagcagccctaggaaactacaCAGTAACCTGCCCCTGCTTCCTCGAGAGCAGGCCAGGCCTTTCTGGCAGGGCCAGGTGAGAGCGCACCTGCTGGGCACTTCTTAAACCCTTGGAGGAGGCAGAGCTTTTTGCTCAGGATCTTCCCGACCACCCTGGGCACCAGGAGCACGGGCCGGGGCCGGGCGGGCCTGTGGGGGTGCACCAGGCTGTAGGGTGCCAGGGTGAAGCAGCTCTCGGCCCAGAAGCACACGCTGGAGCCATCTGCGGAGGAGAGGGGTGGTGAGCGGGGCTCCAGGCCACGGCAGCCCGGAGCCCAGCACCTGGAGTAACGACCGCCTCCGTCTAGCACCACTGCGGCGCCTCCCCAGCCCCACGAGGCACTTCCTCGATTCCAGGCTCAGTAAGAGCGGCTCAAGGAGCACAGAGCAAGGTTTTCTCCTTCCGGAGGATCTGGGGGAGCCCCGCCCCCTTCCCCAGGCCTGCCCCAGGGCTCCAGGTCCTCAGCCTGCCTCCTCCCCGGCCCTTCCCTCCACTCCTGAGAAGCTTATGTTGCTCTTCTGTCATCAACAGCCATCTCGTACTAGGTACTGCAAGAAAGCTTcagggagaaaataaatcaaaagtgaTTCTTCTTGCTCTAACTTCACTTCCGATGGTCTTCATTGTGCAATCTTTCCTGCTCAGGGGTCTGTGCTAATCTCTGTCATGACCTTGTGCACACACTGATGGCCGAATGACCATCCCAGGGGCCACTGGTAGTTTCCAAGTTTTTACTATCTAGAGAGACAGCCGTGGATATGAGGGCGCCAGCCGCCTCTGGGGCGTTTCCCTGGGGCAGGTCACAGAGGAGGGCATGTAGGTTTGGAGGGCATTACGGATACATAGCTCAGTGGCGTCCAGAAGGGCACGTAGACATCAAACACCATTCTTAAAAAGCAGACCTAACCCCATAGCCTGAACGCGAGGCCTCGGCCCGAGCAAGCTGACCACCTGGCCTTGCCAGCCCAGCTCCCAGGCCTCACCTTCCACCCTGCTGGGCTCCTGGCCCTCATCAAAGGACGAGCACAGGGGACCCTCCTTGGCCTTGTCCATGCTGACGATGCGCACCAGCTTCTGAGTTCCCCCAGAAGACTGCCAGGAGGGATGGGGGGAGACGGGTAAGGAGGAGTGGCCGGCGCCACCAATGTGGGCGgggcccagcctccccagccccgctGCAGCACGCCCCCCCAAGCAGATCCAGTGTGGTCTGGCCATCAGGCTGTGTCCACTGGGCAGGCAGGAGGGTCCCCAGGTAGATAGCCTCAAGCAGAGCTCTGCAAAAGGCAGAGGGAACAGAAGCGACCCCACACCCAAGCACTGCTGGTTCCGGGCAGGACCGTCCAGCTGCTGCTCGGGGACACGTGGGTGCTCAGCAGCCCACCAGTGCTGTGTGCAGAGAGCACACGACACCGGCCTCAGAGGAAAGGAGGGGATGGAGGATGGGGAGATAGCAGGCAGACAGGGTGCCGGGCAGGCAAGCGGACCCTGCGAAGGTCTGGAAGTCCGGACACCGACGCTGCCCGGCCCAGAgcctgtccccaggacccctggccGGCACCCCACCCCTCACAGCCACCCGGGGCCTCACTTTGCGGGCAACCGTGCGCTGCTGGGTCATGTCCTGGATCAGGGCGATGAGCTGCTGCTGAGCCCTGCAGGGACAAGGAGAGCCCCTGCCCAGCTGCCGTGGCTGCCCTCACGTCCAGGAGCACCAGGCAGGAGAGGTGGCCCTGCCGCTGGGCTTCCGGCAGCCTTCACAGTCCCCAGGTCTTAGCAAAGACTCCAAAGCCTACCCCGCGCCCCCCCGAGATGCTCACTCAGTGGTTCTGAGGTAGAACTGGGAACTCCAATGAGTGGCCAGGGCCAAGGACCCCGGCACCGCGGGCAGCATGGCACTGAGAGCGGGAGCCTCTCCCTGGCCTGCTGGGGCACTCACAGTGGACGGGGCCAGAGGTGTTGGGCTGGAACATCTCTGTGCCCGCAAGCCTCCCGAGTCCCCACAGGTCGCTCCTGGACAATGCCCGGGGGAGGGGGAGCAACCGTTTGCTCAGTTTCCCCAGGACTGAGGGGTAGCCCTGGATGTAGGCCTTTGGGTCCTGGGAAAACCAGGGGACACTTGGCAAGGTGGGGGACACTTTTGAGCCTCACAACTGGGCGTGGGGCGTTACTCGTGAGTGTGAAGGCCACCAGTGACCCAGCACCAAGTGCGAGTTGTGCCAACACTGGGTCTAGAGCGCTAGAATGACCCCAGGTCCCTCCTTGTCCAGGGAGAGGGCGCTGTCAGCAGGAGACCCTCAGCGGTGATCTTGGCAGGAGCCCTTCATGGAgtgtccctcctcccaccctctgctCCTGAGCAGGGGCTGCAGGAGCATGCGTGTCATCCCACGGGCCTCTCTGGGGCGAATGGGCTTGGGACAGCTTCTCACCGTGGGTAGTTGGGGATGGCACCGTGCTCCCCGTCCCGCATGGTGCAGGGGTCTACGCGGTGGGCGTGCCAGCAGCCAGGGCCCTGGAACATGGTGTCTGTGACGTGCAGGACCTCATTGCAGTGCACCTGCAGCTCCCCCTGCCTCTTCGCCTGCATGGCCAGGTTGACCCGGATGTAGAAGGAATCTCCCGAGGTCACCACTTTGGCCTCCAGGTCCTGGACCAGCTTCTTATAACCTGATAAAAGAGGACGAGAGGGACTGATGAGCTCAGGCTCCTGAGCCTACACACAAGGAAGGTTCTAGAATGTCAAAGTAGGGCAGAAATAAGGGCCCTCCCCCCGTGTCTGGAAAGACAATCTGTACTAGAGTCAGTGGAGGGGGGCTTCCAGCTGTCTTAGGACCCCAGGGACTCGGGGCACAGCTGGCTGAGCAGCCCTGGCTCTGGGGGACCTGGGTGCCAGGCTGTGGCACAGCCATGGGCCTAAGGACAGGGACAGGGCTGGGTGGGTGAGCAGGAGTGAAGGGGCAGCACCGTACCCTCAGTGTTGACCTTCACCGACAGGCAGCAGAAGCCACCCACCCTCCGGAGGAGCCCCACCGCCTGCTCCAGAGTCGTGTTCTCCAGGGTGGCCTTGAAGGAGGGCTCTGTCGCCCCGTGATCCACCTGAGGGGCAGTGCCAGGGTCAGTACTTTGGACCAGGATTCTGTGGTCACATTCTGAGTTCAGGAAAGCTGGGGCAGGTGCTTGGGGCAGGTGTGGTGCAGCCCTGGAGAGAGACCCTCTGACCTCCCCAACTGCCCATGAGCCTCGGCCAAGCACAGCCACAGCACTGGAGCCTCGCGGAAGGCTGTGCAGCAGGACAGGGAGGCGGGCCTCGAAGCTGTGAGGATGGTGGGCCCTGAGGGTCATCCACCAACCCAGCCCCTCGCCGCTGAAGACAAGGTCTTTGTGATAGGCAGTTTCCTCTCTGGAAAAATAGACCTCCATTCTAGAACATTCTGGAGTGTCCCAGACCTGGGCTTCTCAGCCTTGAGACTCCTCACTAGGGGCTCATCCACTTTGTCCTGGGGGTTGTCCTGAGCACTGTGGGTGTTGAGCAGCATCCCTGGTCCTGATCTCTCAATGGGAGGGCTCCCCTCTGCCTTCTCCACGGGTGAAGACCCACCCCCTGGGGCCTCCACTGCCCACCTCACTCATGGGTTAAGTTTAGGAGAATGGGCATCTTTTTGCTATGAGATAAAAACTAAGCAATGTCTTAGGCCATTAGGACTGAGCTGTCCCAAAAGACACCGCCACTGTCTCCAGTGCCAGAGGGTCTCTGCGGCTTTTACCACCCAGCCGGCGGCTGGGACTCCAAGGACCGTAGAAATGTCACGGAGACCTTCTGCCAGGGGTGGAGTGAAGGATCCCAGTGACATCCTACTGGGAGCTGGCCAGCGACCATCCAAGCTGAGACCCTTTGCTGTGGATGCCCTGTGGCAAAGGCTCCCAGGACGCTCCTGCCCAGGGGCACTGGCCCACCCTGCCTGGCCCCTCTCTGTGGCCCACCAGCCGCTGTCTCCTCCTGGCCCACAGTGAgcctggggaaggggtgtggCCTGATTTGCATGTTTCTTGGTGCTTTTTTTAATACTTGAAGTTTAAtaattcttcttttaaggtcACATCAAATTCACCCTCCCTGCCCCGCACACACTCGATCAGCACGTTTACGTTCTCTTCTGGTTTGTGcatttacaatgaagaaaagttttAGGAAAATGCGTTTTAGAAAActgcggaggcaggaggatcacaagttcaaggtcagcctcagcaacttagcaaggcctgtctctaaataaaatactgaaaagggctggggatgtggctcggtggtcaagcacccctgggttcaatccccagtaccaaaaaaaaaaaagatccttgtTTGGGGCTGGgcgcagctcagtggtggagtgcttgcctagcacacgaggttctaggctcaatccccagccccgaaggggaaaaaaagaccgCTGTTCAGAACCGCCCCACGTGTCCCTTCTCACCCGTCCTGGAGAAGTACCAGTTTCCGAGCTCCAGGTTTCCCAGAGGCCGGACTCCGAGAGGGTTGCTGGCCATCCCTCCCCGCCCTCGCCTAGAGATGAGGGCGGCACCCGCGCCCGTGTGGCAGAGCTGTGGATCTACTTGCATCGCACCCACCCCACCGTGACCAGCAGGAGGCTGGCAGCTGGCAGGGCCTCGCCCGCTCTCACCATCACAATCTGGGTGCCTGGGCGCAAGGCCATCTCGTCCGCTGCTGAGCCTGGAGTGACCCGGTGGATGAAGATGCCCGTGAGGTTCCCACCAATGACACTGATCTGCTCCAGCAGTGCATGTCCCTGGAAGGCCAGCACTGTGACCTGGCTCAGGATCTTGCGGGCCGGCCTCCGCCGCACAGGGACAAGGCTGCAGTGGACAGATGTGGAGCTCAGTGctgcccagggcaggggcaggcaaGGCCATTTCCCCATTGCACCCCCTCAGCCCCAGCATCTGGAATTCTCCCCACTATGACCCTGTCCCCCTGGAAAGGCTGTCACCTTCCCACGGTGAGAGGACATGGTCACGCTGGGCTCTTGCAAATCCTGGCTTTGGTTCCCCAGTTGGCAGAGGGTCCCCGGGTGCTGCTCACCTTTCAGGGCTGTCCAGGCTCCTGGAGGACAGCTGGGGGCTGCCCTCGGGCTGGGGAAGGTCTGGGAGGAAAGTGGGAGCTTAGCGGCCACACCTCAGCATCCCCACTGCTGCCCCCGCTGACCCGTGTGGCCTCCGCCCTCCCCACGACCTCGGCCCCCcctttgctgagactggactttCTCTTCCTCCCGCTCTGCCTCGGTGCTTCCTCTGATCTTCCCTAGCATCGGAGGGTCATCTCGGGGGATCTGCCCGAGTTGCCAACATCTCTGAAGATGGGGACATTTCTCCCAGAACCTGGATTTCTATTTTGCTTAAAAATCAAATCTGGCAGGACCCTGGCTGGGCCTGCCTGTCCATCGGGGCCTTTCTGCACGACTGCAGTCTGGCGCCTCCCAGGGGCCAGCTGGCCCGGGCAGGCCTCCACCTTGGGAGCTCGAGGACTTGATGCCCCCTGGCCCCCAAGCTCCCGCATTTGACTTTTCAGCCTGTGACCAGAGGCTGTTCCCGGAGGTTTAAGTCTGCTACTCATCCTGCAAACAACTGGTGCGAACCAGCGGAGACCTAACGGCTGTTAGCCATAGGAGCCTCTGCCCAGCTCAAGGCAAAAATCTATTCATGATTGCATAAAAAAGCCAGATTAAATCAATCATGTGTACTCTGGATGGTCTGGGGTCGAGGCCACCAAGAGTGTATGTAACTGGGGCATGATGCAGATTCCTGACAGAAGCAAAGCAGAGGAACGCGCTCCTCCCGGCCAGGGCCTCACAGCCAGCCCGTTCGCCTCCCTGGGCCGTCTCAGTTTGCCACTCtcacaaataaaaacatgtttgagCCTGCAAGGTGAAGTTTCTGTTACCTGGACCCACAGAACCACAAGGCCACCTGTGCAAAACAGTGTGGGGCACTCACGTCCCCTGGTGGCTGCAGACGGGAGCTAAGCACTACTGGGTGGGGAGCCAGGTAAGGCTATTCCCAAGTGCCCACAGACTTGAGAAGGAGAAGGGACCAGTCTCATCACAAACATGAGGAATAAGCCCCAGGAGAATCATGAGCCTCAGAGACCCATTCCCAAGAGGGAGGATGCTCCCAGCAGGTGGGTCCAGACTGCAGGTGTCCCTGCCGGGAGCAGCTAGGAACCGAAGCCAGTTTTCTCCTGATCGCCTGGGAGGTCAGGAGTAGATCAGTGGGGACACGCATGTCTGTGGTTATCTGAACACATGCTGAGCCGGACAGGGCTGTGAATATCTCCCCTGGACTCTAGATGAGGCACAGAGGCCCCAGTGAACAGAGAGCAGCTGGGCTTTGGTCCGAGTGGCCAGGCAGTGTGGACAAGGCTGAGGTCAAGCTCACCCCCATCTGCCAGTCCTGGGGTGGCCTCACGTGTGGCCCTGCAGCTCAGCCTGTGGCCTGGGAGGGGTGATGCCACAGAGGTCAGAGAGGGCGAGTGCACTCACCTGCCCTGTCCAGGGTCACGTGATCCAGGTCTGTGCCATCCCCCTTAGCCCCTGGAGGGGCTCCTGGGTCCACCTCCAAGATTCCCTGGAAGCCTCTGGGAAGCACAAGGAGCCGCTCGGGTATGTCACCCACTCTGGGGCCTAGAGGCTCCAGCATCTTCCCAAGCCACAGTGTCCATGCCCGGATGGTCCAGGGTCTAGCTCAATGTCCCCTTTGAGCTGGACCCCATGGCTGCCTCCCCTCTTACCTTAAAGACTCGGGGTCTTCCTGGAAGTCCTCTGTCACCCGCTTATACAGGGACTGCTGGCTGGGAGGCACAGGGCTGCTGGAGCGGAAGCTGTCCACGAGTTCCCGGCTGGACGTGGCGCCCAGGTCCCACCAGAGCTGGGCCTGGAGGTGGGCCATGGAGGTGGCAGCACAAGAGCCGgcgagggagggaaaggagagcaCATTGAGGTCACAGGAGGAAGGGTAAGCAGGTGGAGGTCGAGGTCCTCGAACAGATCTCTGTGGCTGCTCTGTGCTTAGTGTCATTGGGCTCTTGGGTGCCTCTTGGTGCATCCTGTCCCATCTCGTGTGAAAAGCAACCAAGGCCCAGGGAGGCGGAGTTGCTGTTGGTGAGGGCAGAGCGGGGACTCCTGGAGAGGGGCTTTCAGAGCAGGCACTGGGAGGACACCGGTGGACAGAGTGGATCTGAATTCATTTTCTGAGaatttcctgagcacctactatgcacCAGGCCCTTTGCCCATGTCAACGTACCCCTCCCTGAAGATAGGTGTTGCCCCCGGGGGTAGGGGAGCAAAGGGCAAATGCAGACAGTGAGGGAGGGTGCTGCAGCAGGGTGTGGGCAACCTGGGCAGGGCGGGGAAGCCCTGGcagacttcctggaggaagtgacaGAGGAGCCAGATGGGTGGGCCTGGGTGTGCGGCACATTCCAGGCAGAGCAACAGAGCTAAGGCACTGGAGGGACCCAGAGGAAGCTGAGAGCGGGTCCCTGGAACACCAGATCATAggtgcaggagggagggagccagTTCTGAGAGGGGAGGTCCCCCACTTCCCAGTCCCTCCCATGGTTGCCCAGGAACGTGCTACACCTGGGGCCGTGAGGGCTTTCAACAGGGCCAAGCGTGCTCCAGCCCAGCTTGGGGCCTGGATGACTCTGGCCGTGTAGTCCTGGCCTGGAACGTGGGCTGCCCCTGCTTTGTGGGTTCAGGGTTCTGGGGGGACGCCTGGCTTCCCACAACTCTCCAGGAGGTTGGCCAGCAGGTGGGTCTAAGCAACTTGCCCTCTAGGGTGCAGGACAGTGTCAGAAGCTCCCTGCTGGGATCATCCAAGAAGGAGACACCAGGCCTGCCAGACATAGTGGCCAAGGGGCTCTGCTCCCGCTGGTCTCCTGTCCTCATCCCAGCTCCTGGTAGCCCTTAGCAGGGGCACCTCGGCCTCACCCTGGGCGTCCTAGACCCACACGCCCCTACAGTGAGACCACCCCTTGGCTTTGCCAGAGGATGTGAGCAGATGCTGGGGACCTGAAGTTCCAGAGACCGAAGTGGGTCTCTGGACACCCAGGAGCCTTCTGTGCCAAATAGAGCTGCACCCCCAGGTTCACGTCCACTGGTGACCTGTGAATGTGCCCGTATTTGGGACTAGGATCTTTGCATGAAATTGAGCCACGATGGAGTCAGACTGGATCAGAGTGGGCCCTGAATCCCACAGGACTGGGTCtctgtgctatagtttggatctgcaATGTCCCCTGGAGGCCTGGCCCCAGCCTGCGGTGCTactggaggtggtggaacctttaggaggtgcaGCCTGGAGGGGGGAAGCTAGGTTACTGGGGGCGAGCCCTCCAGGGGCCCTTTCTCCCTCGCTGCTTCCTGGCCACTCCGAGGTAAGcggctttgctccaccacacgcCCCCTGCCACAATGTGCTGCCTCGCCACAGGCCCCACAAGAAgagccaagcaaccatggacggaacctctgaaactgagccaaaataaacctttcctccattAAGCTGATTATATCAGGCATTTTCTTGCAGCAttagaaagctaactaacacatgTTCTcaaaaaagggaaatttggacCCAGAGGTGCAGCAGGGCACAACACAGGGAGATGAAGGCAGAGCCTGGAGTGATGTGGTCACCCACCAAGGAGGCCAGGAGCCAGCTGAAGcttggagaggcaggaaggacctCCCCTAGAGCTGTCAGGAGAGCAGCCCTGCCGACACCCTTTGCTTCTGGATTTCTGCCTTCGGAACCGCCAGGGAATTGATCTCACCGAGGGAAACTCTCCCAGGGGTACTGACCTCTCCCCATGGtggggaagccctgggttcaggtGGAAGAGGCAGGGCCAGGCGTGCTGGAAGAGCCGGGTGGCAGGGGGACCGCTTACCTCGGTGGGGCAGCTGCCCTCGACCCCCGGGCACACAGCATGCATCCGCACCAGCCGCTGCTTCCCCCGCGGGCAGGGCGCCCtggcctctgcttcctgcttggGGCCAGAGGGGCTCATCAGTTCAGGAAGGCTCCCTGGGGCGCCCGGGCTTTCCAGTGGGTCGTTGCCCCGCAGTCTTCTCTCATAGGCTTCCAGGGGAAGCAAGGACGTCCGGAGTCAACCACCCAGAAGCTGGAGGAGTGGCATCTGGTGACTTTTAGAGAGTGCGTGTGTAGAcgtgtatttatataaatgtgtaaTACAATTGCATATAGATGTTTATTCACACTTCACACAGAAATTCGGGGGTGACGGGGGTGCCGTTCCGTGACagcgcacttgcctagcatgctcaggCATCTGGGTTCTCTCCAACACCACGAAAAACAAGAACCAaggagtgagagaaaaaaagaaagaaagaaaagaaaactgaaggggAAACCAAACTCCACACCCGGAATCAGCATGGTCTGCCTTTTGGGGTCTGTCCTTTTCCATAGCTGAGCGTCTAACCTAGTCGGGGTGAGGAGGAAGAGCCACCCACTCTGCACCCGGGAGAGAAGCTCCCGCGGCGACCCCTCCCGGCACCTCTGCTGAGTCTCCCAGCCCAGGGTGCCTGGGCAGCACTGCCCGCAGACCCTGGCCAAGGGCTCTGATCTCTGGGAGCAGAGCGGCCTCTGCTACTTGCTCCTGGACATGACTCCGACATTCTGGAAAGTTGTCTATGCATGGCTGCCCACACGGTCTCCGGGCCACTTCCACCCTGCACACTACTCTACACTGCCCGGAACCTTCTGCCTGCCCTCCCCTTCTACATCTTGCGGATATTTTCAGAAAAGGAGATGCAGTGGAGGCTGGGCGTGCCTGTGGGCATGGTCAAGACACCACGGCCCTACCTGCATGTGGGAACCAGCGGGCAGGCAGAGTCAGCGCTGGACAGCCTGCCAGGGCTGCTGTGGCCCTGCCGGGGCTCCAGCTCCTCTTCCCCAGCTTCCTTCCTGCCACCTACAAGCCACCCCCTGAACCAGCTCCTGGCCAGGGAGGACTCACCCCTGTGGCGGGCTCGGCCTGCAGCTTGCAGAACTGGGTGCGCAGCTCGCAGACCTGGGCGGTCAGCTCGAAGACTCTTCTGCGGAGGGCGTCCTTCTCCGTCAGGCTCTGAGAAATGGCCAGCTGGGCTCTGTCCCTCGCGGAGTACGCCTGTGGGCCAAACGGACAGACGGGTGGATAGTCAGGGGACTGAGCCAAAGAGCCAAGGGGGCCTCAGCCAGAGAAAGCGCTGTTGCTGGTGGGCATCTCCTGCCAGCTCAGCCAGCAGGCAGCAGCGGGAGCTCGGGAGACGCGTGTGCAGCCACTTCCTTCACGTGCCGGGCGGGTTTAAGGAGAGCCACCATTTGTGGTGAACTTTCTCCATGTCCTGTGCCAGGAATGAAGCAgggtgtgtggtggcacactgcAGAGGTGGCGAGTGAGGAGACCTGGTGTGGACCGAGGAAAGGGACCCTCAGTCTGGAACCAGCCTCCATCCAGGACAGGCGGAGGCCGAGAGCGTCCCCTGAACAGCAGCCTCAGCCTCACCCAGACTCAGAGTGGGGCCGTGGAGGTGGCAGGGCTCCTGATCTGGGCCAGCGAGGAGGGAGGGTGGGCACGTGCGTCTTGGCCCAGCCCCAGGGGTACCTGGTCGCGCTCCTTCTGCAGCTCGGCCACCTGGCCCTGCAGGGTGTTCATCTTCTCCCTGTACAGCTCACAGTCCACCTGCGTCTTCCGGAACTGCAGCAGGGTCTGCTCCTTCTCCTCCCAGTactggacagaggggacagggCCGTGCAGGTCAGTGGCTCTGAGGGCCCGGctgggggaagggcagggagcCAGGGAACAGGGGGTCCCACGGGGGAGGTGGGTGGATTCACACTGTTTCTGCAGGGTGGGTTTGGTTGCGGCCCGGAGCCTGCTGTCCTGAGCTCAGGCACCAGCATGTCATATGCAGGGTGTTTTGCTTGATGTTATGATTCCCCCCACCCCGCctcaccctctccctctcctcctccctgctctcCCCTCCACTGAATCCCTGGCTTGCTCTCTGGTCCCCCTAAATCCTCGAAATACTGCCGAACTTCCGTCGCTTGTCTGCTGGCCAAAGTCAGGGCTTGACCTGGCTCTGCCCAAGCAACAGACGGAAGGTGCCAGCAAACTGGACAAGCACAACTAGCCTGCTTGGCAAGGATGAGGGAGCCCTGCCTGCAGACCCAGGGTGGCTCTGCCTGTCCCAGGAGGGCGGCTACGGTGTCACCTGCTTCTGCTGCCTCTCCGCGGCCGCTGCCCGCTCCCGTAGCGAATGGATGCGGTCCACTAGCTCCTGCTTGCTCTCCAGGGCCTCGTCCAGGTTCTGCTCCAAAATGTCCCTCTCCGCCTGGTGCAGAGAGAGGTCAGCCAAGCCCGACTTCCCAGAGGCCCTGGCTGGGGAAACAGGCCCCAGCCCAGACTCAAGGCCAGGGGTGCGGAGTGGGCTGTCTCCCTGTTACGGCCACTGGGCAGGAAGGAGCCACGGGAAGGGCCCCAGGCACACGTGGGAAAGGAGTCAGAGTCAAGGAAGCTGGGCGCGTCTTGGACAACGACTTCCTTCAGTCACTTCGACCCTTTCCTTCAACACGTCTAACAAGCCTGAAGGAGGGCAGAGGCCTCCCCTGTAtattggggattggacccaggggtgttcaaccacCAAACTGCATCCCTGgccctttcttaaaaaaaaaaaacgttgtTAGCTCTTGATGGACTTcaactttgttcatttatttatatgcgatgctaaggatcgaacccagtgcctcacgcacaCCAGGccagggctccaccactgagtcccagccccagccccccagcccttttttgtattttattttgcgacagggtctccctgagttgctgggtgctgaggctggctttgaattcacaatcctcctgcctcagcctcctgagccattgggattacggGTGTGAGCCCTGAGCCTGGGTAAATATCTGCTCTTTGAAAGGAATCAGAGAGAAGGAGTAAAAGGGTCTGCATAACTCGCGACACCAGTTCCTCTGCGCCCCATCACCCCTGCTCTCCTGTGCGGCTGAGGGCAGGGTGCCGAGTGACCCAGTGCTGCACGGGCAGAGCGTTTCCTTTCACTgaccctctttctttttttggaacccgggattgaacccgggggtgctctaccactgagccacatcccagcccttcttattttttattctgaaacagggtctttctaagttgctgaggctggcctcagccttgCGATTCTCGTT
Proteins encoded in this region:
- the Card14 gene encoding caspase recruitment domain-containing protein 14 isoform X5, with the translated sequence MPGPGLGDLGCRGEPDPIPLPGAPADSDSSPLGSWQPAGMAELCRTDSTLTALDEETLWEMMESHRYKIVRSICPSRLTPYLRQAKVLGQLDEEEVLHSPRFTNSAMRVGHLLDLLKTRGKNGAIAFLESLKFHNPDVYTLVTGLQPDVDVSNFSGLMETSKLTECLAGAIGSLQEELAQEKAQREALLRQCQRLQERLGLAEARAQGLSQLEADHSRMKRELSAHFHEVLKLKDEMLSLSLHYSNALQEKELATSRARTLQEELYLAKQELQRAHLVSSCEREFRERSLKMASDLEAGSEELTLLREENEKLRSLTFSLAERDILEQNLDEALESKQELVDRIHSLRERAAAAERQQKQYWEEKEQTLLQFRKTQVDCELYREKMNTLQGQVAELQKERDQAYSARDRAQLAISQSLTEKDALRRRVFELTAQVCELRTQFCKLQAEPATGEAEARAPCPRGKQRLVRMHAVCPGVEGSCPTEAQLWWDLGATSSRELVDSFRSSSPVPPSQQSLYKRVTEDFQEDPESLRGFQGILEVDPGAPPGAKGDGTDLDHVTLDRADLPQPEGSPQLSSRSLDSPESLVPVRRRPARKILSQVTVLAFQGHALLEQISVIGGNLTGIFIHRVTPGSAADEMALRPGTQIVMVDHGATEPSFKATLENTTLEQAVGLLRRVGGFCCLSVKVNTEGYKKLVQDLEAKVVTSGDSFYIRVNLAMQAKRQGELQVHCNEVLHVTDTMFQGPGCWHAHRVDPCTMRDGEHGAIPNYPRSDLWGLGRLAGTEMFQPNTSGPVHCECPSRPGRGSRSQCHAARGAGVLGPGHSLEFPVLPQNH